The following nucleotide sequence is from Nitrospirota bacterium.
TTCTCTCATAGGATTCCGCGTCCTGGATAACTGCACGAGGTTCGCCATTCTGAGTAATTATCACCGGCCTATGAGTTTCATTGATTTGGGATATTAAATCAGCAGACCGGGACTTCAGATAAGAAATTGGTTTAATGTCTTCTTTAATCTTCATTACTATCACCTCCAGTCCATGAATAGTACCAAATATGGACTGAATGTTCGATTACCGTCTGTCTTCTCTCCCTTCTTCTTCAGTGTATTTCATTATTTCCCTTGCTTGCCGTAT
It contains:
- a CDS encoding type II toxin-antitoxin system Phd/YefM family antitoxin, translating into MKIKEDIKPISYLKSRSADLISQINETHRPVIITQNGEPRAVIQDAESYERTINSLNLMRILAHGEKAIQKGNTIKQEDLFRQIEENLLKRKTHK